The following proteins are co-located in the Oceanispirochaeta sp. genome:
- a CDS encoding hemolysin family protein, which yields MVNRGALTDLNVDEKGMIKGVVELSDTKVKEVIIPRIDVVFIPVDMLEEELYETMIQSGHSRFPVYEDTIDNVIGVLYVKDLLSFMVKKNDYLIKEIMRKAYFVPESMKLDSLLKEFKVRRVHIAIVVDEYGGVSGIVCMEDIIEEIVGDIQDEFDNEDDDLLEIDEGTFLCDARMNIEDLNDKLSLELPEEKFDTFGGFVFDLFGKIPVRFEKVQFENLDFIIQTMDGHKIKTVKIIFRADAETE from the coding sequence ATCGTTAATCGCGGAGCTCTGACAGATTTGAATGTTGATGAAAAAGGAATGATCAAAGGGGTTGTTGAGCTTTCAGATACCAAGGTTAAGGAAGTCATCATTCCACGTATTGATGTTGTATTTATTCCAGTGGATATGCTGGAAGAAGAGCTTTATGAAACAATGATTCAATCCGGGCATTCCCGTTTTCCCGTATATGAGGACACCATCGACAATGTTATTGGTGTCTTGTATGTCAAAGATCTCCTTAGTTTTATGGTCAAGAAAAATGATTATTTAATAAAAGAGATCATGAGAAAGGCTTATTTTGTCCCTGAAAGTATGAAACTGGATTCCCTTCTCAAAGAATTTAAGGTCCGGCGTGTTCATATCGCCATAGTTGTGGATGAGTACGGCGGTGTTTCAGGAATCGTCTGTATGGAAGATATCATTGAAGAAATTGTCGGCGATATTCAGGATGAGTTCGATAATGAAGATGATGATCTTCTTGAAATCGACGAAGGAACCTTCCTCTGTGATGCCAGGATGAATATTGAGGATTTGAATGATAAACTCTCTCTAGAACTCCCTGAAGAAAAATTTGATACATTCGGTGGCTTTGTCTTTGATCTCTTTGGAAAGATTCCCGTACGTTTTGAAAAGGTCCAGTTTGAAAACCTGGATTTTATTATACAGACGATGGATGGACACAAGATTAAAACTGTAAAGATAATATTCAGGGCCGATGCAGAAACTGAATAA
- a CDS encoding tetratricopeptide repeat protein encodes MQKLNKLIIILFLFSSVFLQAQTLDLYQDGQNALRRGDYYSSLDLFKQALSVNPFYVDARKGMAEAYFLLQEYSEALTHAQMALKGADKRVDLLTLTGRIYLGLNRMEDAELHFQKALAIEPNNTEAAYGKAEIAVFQGNYSEGTDLFERSLAVNPDSRRALLSLSLLYEETAETDRSLFYLNKALEYYPQDPSVMDFAIRHYSRNGNWGKAEALALKWQALNPENRSIPILLGTIYNRMDRYEDAVFNFKKAVSFQQADPLVWYLLGRSFMGMGEFDEALLSFRTVEIIDPGDELSRIAMEHLLLKEYPIGHEERIKAGKYHFALGKSFEKSFQYLQAFNEYRIGRLLSPLDLEGWWNYAAIQNSLGYPNRYRDEMLALKREGFDNKTYLRVLELLESSEDLSILNNWKTPLIRSFNPVSISLYFNKEESSLIHSGMEDALMVSVSNQLNRNSHYEIRSMETIENSADAYRKSHLMDSNFYVVLSVSETERTIGLSCSIHLSRTGALLHRFHILRSGNRRVNDILFKSAENILLTLPLKGSVMGIDEKQVLLNLGLSDALEKDSEFILLRKDSERWTDKPPYLEFSIDDLLGTVVLTKLQENYSLGTLQRNSPFDLVNAGDEIFMLTEDMALPDSYGPPVNEELKSQLLKLY; translated from the coding sequence ATGCAGAAACTGAATAAACTGATCATCATACTATTTCTATTCTCATCAGTCTTCCTGCAGGCTCAAACCCTGGACTTGTACCAGGACGGGCAGAATGCCCTGAGAAGGGGAGACTATTACTCCTCCCTGGATCTGTTCAAGCAGGCTCTGTCGGTCAATCCATTCTATGTGGATGCCCGCAAAGGCATGGCAGAAGCCTATTTTCTTCTTCAAGAATATTCAGAGGCATTGACTCATGCCCAAATGGCACTCAAAGGAGCGGACAAGCGGGTCGACCTTCTTACTCTGACAGGCCGAATCTACCTGGGGCTTAACAGGATGGAAGATGCGGAGCTTCATTTTCAGAAAGCCCTCGCCATTGAGCCTAATAATACTGAAGCGGCTTACGGCAAGGCAGAGATTGCTGTTTTTCAGGGGAATTACTCTGAAGGTACAGATTTGTTTGAACGGAGCCTGGCTGTCAATCCAGACAGCCGGAGAGCCTTGCTGTCCCTCTCTCTTCTGTATGAAGAAACAGCCGAGACAGATAGATCCCTTTTCTATCTGAATAAAGCCCTGGAATACTATCCTCAGGATCCTTCGGTAATGGATTTTGCCATTCGTCACTACAGTCGAAATGGAAATTGGGGAAAGGCTGAGGCTCTGGCATTAAAATGGCAGGCACTGAATCCTGAAAACAGATCTATCCCTATCCTTCTGGGTACTATATATAACCGAATGGACAGGTATGAAGATGCCGTATTCAATTTTAAGAAAGCCGTTAGTTTCCAGCAGGCAGACCCCTTAGTCTGGTACCTTCTGGGCCGAAGTTTTATGGGGATGGGGGAATTTGATGAAGCTCTTTTAAGCTTTAGAACTGTCGAGATCATCGACCCGGGTGATGAATTATCCCGTATCGCTATGGAACATCTTCTGTTAAAGGAATATCCCATAGGCCATGAGGAGCGCATAAAAGCCGGGAAATACCATTTTGCCCTGGGAAAGAGCTTTGAGAAATCTTTTCAATATTTACAAGCTTTTAATGAATACAGAATCGGTCGTCTTCTCTCTCCTCTGGATCTTGAAGGATGGTGGAACTATGCCGCCATTCAGAACTCTTTAGGCTATCCAAACAGGTATAGGGATGAAATGCTGGCTCTCAAGAGGGAAGGCTTTGACAACAAAACCTATCTGAGAGTCCTTGAATTGCTTGAAAGCAGTGAAGATCTTTCCATTCTTAACAATTGGAAGACCCCTCTGATTCGTAGCTTCAATCCAGTTTCAATCTCACTGTATTTCAACAAAGAAGAGAGCAGTCTGATCCATTCAGGAATGGAAGATGCTCTGATGGTTTCAGTCAGCAATCAGTTGAACAGGAATTCCCACTATGAAATACGAAGCATGGAAACCATAGAGAATTCTGCAGATGCCTATAGAAAAAGTCATCTCATGGATTCGAATTTTTATGTTGTCCTGTCTGTATCGGAAACAGAAAGAACAATTGGTCTGAGTTGCTCAATTCATCTTTCCAGAACCGGGGCACTCCTTCACCGTTTTCATATTCTCCGATCCGGAAACAGACGGGTGAACGACATTCTATTTAAAAGTGCCGAAAATATTCTTCTGACACTTCCCTTGAAGGGTTCGGTTATGGGGATCGATGAAAAGCAGGTTCTGTTGAATCTTGGATTGTCGGATGCTCTTGAAAAAGACAGCGAATTTATTCTGTTAAGGAAAGATTCTGAACGGTGGACAGACAAGCCACCCTATCTGGAATTCTCAATAGATGATCTTCTGGGTACTGTTGTTCTGACGAAATTACAGGAGAATTACTCTTTAGGAACACTCCAGCGGAATTCTCCTTTTGATCTTGTCAATGCAGGGGATGAAATCTTTATGCTGACAGAGGATATGGCTCTGCCTGATTCATATGGTCCTCCCGTGAATGAAGAACTCAAATCACAACTTCTCAAACTCTACTAG
- the ybeY gene encoding rRNA maturation RNase YbeY — protein MIEIDIISRLDEEPPWLERYQSFVQAVLEAEKLTDWEISLTLCHDPYIKELNVHYRDKDEPTDVLSFSQTEGEGIMSIPGEQMSAGDIIISMDTLGHHSELYSVPLEEELKRVTIHGILHLKGMTHKTRDSDEKMLQHQEELLKKTGSIEVF, from the coding sequence ATGATAGAAATTGATATTATCTCCCGTCTTGATGAAGAGCCCCCATGGTTGGAACGGTATCAAAGCTTTGTTCAGGCTGTTCTAGAGGCCGAGAAACTGACAGACTGGGAAATTTCATTGACTCTCTGCCATGATCCCTATATAAAAGAATTAAACGTCCACTACAGAGATAAAGATGAACCGACGGATGTTCTTTCCTTTAGTCAGACTGAAGGAGAAGGAATCATGAGTATACCCGGAGAGCAGATGAGTGCCGGGGATATCATTATTTCGATGGATACATTAGGACACCATTCAGAACTGTATAGCGTACCATTAGAGGAAGAGCTTAAACGAGTGACCATACACGGAATACTGCACCTGAAAGGGATGACCCATAAAACACGAGACTCAGACGAAAAGATGCTCCAGCATCAGGAAGAACTCCTGAAAAAGACTGGCTCCATCGAGGTTTTTTAG